The DNA sequence AGTCGCGCGAAACCGGCGTTCCCGCCGAGCAGATCCGCGCCCGCATCGCGCACACGCTGGGCGTCATGCGCCGCGCCATCGACGAGGGGCTGGAGGGCAAGGTGCGCTCGGCGTCCGGGATGACCGGCGGGCGCGCCAAGCGGCTGTGGGACAACGGGCCTCGCATGCTGGGCGAACGCGTCACCATCACCCTGGCGCGCGCCATCGCCACGCTGGAGGTGAACGCGGCGATGGGGCTGATCGTCGCGGCGCCCACGGCGGGGGCCGCGGGGGTGCTGCCGGCGATCCTGATCTCGGTGGATGAGTTCGCGGACGGGCTGGGCGAGGAAAAGCTGATCGACGCCATGCTGGTCGCGGGCGGCGTGGGCGGGGTGATCGCGCAGCGCGCCTCGCTGGCCGGCGCCGAGGGCGGCTGCCAGGCCGAAACGGGGACCGCCGCCGCCATGGGCGCCGCGGCCGTCACCTGGCTGCACGGCGGCACGCCGGACCAGATCAGCACCGCCATCGCCCTCTGTCTTCAGGGCATGCTGGGGCTCATCTGCGATCCCATCGGCGGGCTGGTGGAAATTCCCTGCATCTACCGCAACGCCAGCGCGGCCATGCAGGCCATCTCCGCGTCCGAAATGGCGCTGGCCGGGCTGGACTTTCCCGTGAACGCCGACGAAGTGATCGACGTCATGGGCGAGGTGGGGCGGCGCATGCCCAGCGCCTACCGCGAAACCGCCATGGGCGGGCTGGCCGCCACGCCGTCCGCGCGCCGGCTGGTGCAGATCCGCCCCACCAGCCGTCCCTCCGGCGCCAGCTCCTGACCTTCGCCCGCCGCCGGGCGGCCGGCCGCGGGTGAAACTTTGCGCCGGGGCGCGACGTACCCCCGCTGCATGAGAAAACGGACATGGGAATCGTAATCCTGATCCTGGCCGTGGGGCTGGCGGCGCGCATGGTCATTACCGCGCTGCCCCGCTCCACCGGCGACTCGGACATCGCTTCGCGTGACGCCCAGATCCGTGGCCTGCGCGAAGAAATGGACACCCTGCAGTCCGAAGTGCGCCGCCTGAGCGAGGAACAGTCGTTCATGGTGGGGCTGCTTGGACAGGGCCAGACCCGTTCGCCCGGCGCGCTGCCCGCGCCCGGGCTTCCGACAAACAATCCGGAGAGCCGCTGATGGTGAACCGCGAGGACGTGGTGAACTTCCTGCACCGCATGGACCTGGAGTTCGAGGAAGTGGCCGAGGGAATGTGGACGGCCTACCCCGACGAGCAGGACGGCGGGGCGCCCCTGGTGATCAACCACGCGCCGCCGCTGCTGGTGTTTCGCCTGAAGGTGCTGGACGTGCCGCAGGACCAGCAGAAGTGCTCGGACCTGTACCGCGCCCTCCTGCGCGCCAACGCCACCGAACTCGTGCACGCCGCGTACGGGCTGGAAGAGGACGACGTGATCCTCACCGAGTCGCTGGAGCTGGAAAACCTGGACTTCAACGAGTTCCAGGCCACGGTGGATTCGTTTCAGATGGCGCTGGCCACGCACCTGGATTCGCTGGCGGGGTATCGCGACTGCTGATGCGCACGGCCGTTCTTTTCCGCTGACCAGGCACGTCCCCCCGGAGCCGCGCACGCGCGTTTCCGCCCGGGACCTACACGTTGGGATCCGATGGGAATCTTCCAGAAGCTGTCGACCCTTGTCCGGTCGAACCTGAACGACCTGATCGCCCGGGCCGAAAACCCGGAAAAGATGCTCGAGCAGGTCATCATCGACATGCGCGAGCAGCAGACCCGGGCCAAGCAGGAGGTCGCGCTCGCCATCGCCGAAGAGCGCAAGCTCAAGTCGCAGGTGGAGGCCGAGGCCAAGCAGGCGCAGGAGTGGGAGCGCCGCGCCATGCTCGCGCTGCAGCAGGGCCGCGACGACCTGGCCCGCCAGGCGCTGACGCGCCAGCAGGAGTACGCCCAGCGCGCGCAGAGCCTGCACGACACCTGGCAGAAGCAGGCCTCCGACACCGAAAAGGTCAAGGACGCCCTGCGACAGCTGCAGGTCAAGATCGAAGAGGCGCAGCGCAAGAAGAACCTGCTGGTAGCCAAGCAGAAACGCGCCCAGGCGCAGCGCCGCATTCACGAGACGATGGCCGGGCTGTCGGACTCGTCCGCGTTCGAAACGTTCGAGCGCATGGCGCAGAAGATCGAGCACAACGAGCGCCTGGCCCTGGCCGCCGCCGAAGTCTCGGAAGAGCTGAACGGCGATCCGCTGGAAAAGGAGTTCAAGGCGCTGGAAGCTGGCAGCAGCTCCGACGTGGAGTACCGCCTGCTGGAGATGAAGCAGCAGATGGGCATTCTTCCCCCGGCCGAGGCCGCGCCGCCGGCCGCGCTTCCGCAGTCCGGCGCCGGTTCACGGCGGCTGGGCGCGGGACAGGGAATGGGGCAGGACATGACGGTGCAGGACGCGGAGCTGGTGGATGACGACGCTGGCGCGCACACCGCCGCCGAGCGCACCGCCTACGCCCAGCCGGACGCCACCCGCGCGCAGCCGCCCCAGGCCGCCCCCGACGGCGACCTGGCCGCGCAGATCGACGCGCTGAACCGCGCCTGATCATCCGCTGAACGCGCCGCCGCCCTTCCGGGCGGCGGCGCTCCGGCGCGGCCCGAAGGGAGCACCTTTCCGATCAATCCTTTCCTATTCTTCACTTCTCCGGAGCCGCCATGAAGACCATTGCCGCAAGCCTGCTCGCCGGTGCCGTGCTCGCCGGCGCCGCTCCGGCCAATGCTCAGCCGAACGTGGTGCGCGTTCCCGGCAAGGTGGTGGAGGTGCTGGGGCTGGAAGACTGGACGGTACCCATGCTGGAGGAAGCCCTCCGCCGGAAGGGCGAGGTTTCGCTTGCTTCGCACGCGTGCGCGGTTGCGCTGCAGCAGATCGGCTTTCCCGCCGCGACCTCCTCCACGACGATGACGATGGGCGACACAGTCGAGTATGTCACTCTGACGCTGGTGGAGCCGGCGGACTCCGTGCGGGTGCGGCGCCTGTACCTGCCGGACGACACCACGAGTGTCCGGCAGGAATGGAGCGGGCTTCCGGCCCGGCTGCGCACGCAGCCGGGCCGGTACAAGGACGCATTGGAGATGATGGCGTGGGAAGGCCATCTCCCCGACATGTCCCGGCGGGACAGCCTGGAGATTCAGCGCGTCTGGGACTTCTGGAAGTCGCACGGCACGCCGGCGGACCTCGCCCTCGCCCGGCGGGTGCTGGCGGCGGACTCCGGCATGCTGAACCGCGTGGTGGCCGCCTCGCTGCTCGCGTACGGCCCCGCGACGGACGAGGTGCTGCACCAGTTGATGCACTCGGTCCGGGAACAGAACGACATCGTTTCGGGAATGGCGGCGTACTCGCTGACGACGCTTGCCCGCACGCCGCGTCGGGTGGACTGGGCGCCCGCCGTGGACGACATCCACGCCATTCTGCGCGGCACCTCGCTGTGGAACCTGGACGAGGTCATGAACGCGCTCGTGGCGACCGGGGCGGATTCCACCCACGCCGCGCGCTTTCTGGCCGGCGGCGGCGAGGCCGTACTCGCGCGGCTGGACAGCCGCTCCGAGGACGTATCCGGACCCGCGCGCCGCTTTCTGACCGCCCTGCGCGGCGAGGACCTGGGCGCCGACCCCGCGGCGTGGCGGGCGTGGGTGGCGTCGCTGCGCGCGGAGTAGGCGCGGACGGACGCTGGAGGGGACGCCGCCGTTGGCGCGGGGCGCTCCGGATTGATAGCTTGCGCGGGGCCGGCATTCTGCCGGTCCCGCTTTTCGTTTCACGGGACTCCGCCATGAGCGCCAACCCGCCCGCCCGCGAGCACGCCCAGCCCCGCCCGTCGCCCTACGCCGTGATGGGCGCGGCGGTGGGGACGGTGCTGCTGCTGTACTTTCTGTTCAGCGTGGCCGAGGTGCTGCTGCTGCTCTTCATCGCGGCGCTGTTCGCCGTCTACCTGAGCGCCATCACCGACTTTCTGGAAGACCGGCTGCGGCTGCCGCGCGGGCTGGGGATCGTGTCGGCGCTGCTGATTACCGCGGCGGCGGTGGCGCTGGTGGGGTGGCTGGTGCTGCCGCCCGTGGTGGCGCAGACGCAGGCGCTGATCACCGCGCTCCCCGCGCAGATCCAGATCCTGACGCAGACGCTGGTGGACCTGGGCGAGCGCTATCCGCTGGTGAAGGCGGTGCTGCCGCCGGAAAAGATCACCGCGCAGCTCAGCGGCGTCGCGGAAAACGCGGGCCAGTTCGCCACGGGGCTCTTTCCCTTCGTGTTCGATACGCTGCACACGTTCGTGAACCTGGCCAGCGTGTTCGTCATGGGCATCTACATGGCGCTGCGCCCGCAGATGTACAAGGAGGGCGCGGTGTCGCTGGCGCCGCCCGTCCACCGCGAGCTGGTGCGGGACATTCTGAGCGACCTGGGCGTGTCGCTGCGGGCGTGGATCGGCGGGCAGCTGATCGCCATGGTGTGCCTGGGCGTACTGACGTGGATCGGGCTGCTGGTGCTGCACGTGCCGTTCGCGCTGGCGTTCGGCGTGTTCACCGGCGTGGTGGTGATGGTGCCCTTCTTCGGCAGCCTGGTATCGACGCTGCTGCCGGCGCTGTTCGTGTTCGGGCAGGGGAACATTGCCCACGCCATGGGCGTGGTGCTGCTGGGCGTGGTGGTGCACATCATCGAGGGCAACTTCGTTCATCCCATGGTGATGGAGCGGCGGGTGCACCTGCCGCCGGTGCTCACCATCATGAGCGTGCTGGTGATGGCGCACCTGCTGGGCGCGTTCGGCCTGGTCGTCGCCGTCCCCGTGCTGGCGACGGTGATGGTGATTACGCGGCGCATCTACGTGCACCGGCTGCTGGAGGGCAAGGGCTTCCGCCGCTTCGTGCGCGACGCGCCTTCGGAGGTGCGCGTGCCGGAATCCGCCGTGCGGATGGACCCCGGCCCGCTCAGCATTCCCGCCATCCTGGAACAGGCCGGCGCCGCCCCACGCTGATCATACGGGCGGGCGGCCAAGCCCGGCTGCTGGAGCGACTGAAGTTGCCGCTTCAACAGCGGAAAGCCTCACGGTAATGCTGTGAGGCTTCAACCGCGTAAACCAGCAGGCACCCGCGCGGGCTCCTCGGATGCGCGGAACAGAAGCCGCACTGCGGCCGTTGTTTGTCATCCTGAGCGAAGCGCCGAGCAGATCTGTCCGGCACGCCCG is a window from the Longimicrobium terrae genome containing:
- a CDS encoding AI-2E family transporter, with protein sequence MSANPPAREHAQPRPSPYAVMGAAVGTVLLLYFLFSVAEVLLLLFIAALFAVYLSAITDFLEDRLRLPRGLGIVSALLITAAAVALVGWLVLPPVVAQTQALITALPAQIQILTQTLVDLGERYPLVKAVLPPEKITAQLSGVAENAGQFATGLFPFVFDTLHTFVNLASVFVMGIYMALRPQMYKEGAVSLAPPVHRELVRDILSDLGVSLRAWIGGQLIAMVCLGVLTWIGLLVLHVPFALAFGVFTGVVVMVPFFGSLVSTLLPALFVFGQGNIAHAMGVVLLGVVVHIIEGNFVHPMVMERRVHLPPVLTIMSVLVMAHLLGAFGLVVAVPVLATVMVITRRIYVHRLLEGKGFRRFVRDAPSEVRVPESAVRMDPGPLSIPAILEQAGAAPR
- a CDS encoding PspA/IM30 family protein — translated: MGIFQKLSTLVRSNLNDLIARAENPEKMLEQVIIDMREQQTRAKQEVALAIAEERKLKSQVEAEAKQAQEWERRAMLALQQGRDDLARQALTRQQEYAQRAQSLHDTWQKQASDTEKVKDALRQLQVKIEEAQRKKNLLVAKQKRAQAQRRIHETMAGLSDSSAFETFERMAQKIEHNERLALAAAEVSEELNGDPLEKEFKALEAGSSSDVEYRLLEMKQQMGILPPAEAAPPAALPQSGAGSRRLGAGQGMGQDMTVQDAELVDDDAGAHTAAERTAYAQPDATRAQPPQAAPDGDLAAQIDALNRA
- the sdaAA gene encoding L-serine ammonia-lyase, iron-sulfur-dependent, subunit alpha produces the protein MHKSIESLLRDAEQSGRPIPQVVLETESRETGVPAEQIRARIAHTLGVMRRAIDEGLEGKVRSASGMTGGRAKRLWDNGPRMLGERVTITLARAIATLEVNAAMGLIVAAPTAGAAGVLPAILISVDEFADGLGEEKLIDAMLVAGGVGGVIAQRASLAGAEGGCQAETGTAAAMGAAAVTWLHGGTPDQISTAIALCLQGMLGLICDPIGGLVEIPCIYRNASAAMQAISASEMALAGLDFPVNADEVIDVMGEVGRRMPSAYRETAMGGLAATPSARRLVQIRPTSRPSGASS